TCAGAACAGAAtgacagaattaaaacaaaaattgtaactAAAGCAATGAAAATTTTAGTAAAACCCAAAGTTTAATCCTCATTCTCACTGCCTTGGTTTAGATTCTTGTCTTTCAGCAGTTTCTAAAATGATCTgaatttttccctctccttccacttCATCTTCTGCACTGCTACCagaattaaattcaaaaatattcattcatttgaaaatatcaaaCATTACAAAGTATCAACTGCTTACAAGACACAGTGTCTGCCCAAGAATACAATGTAAACAAGACATGGTCCCTCATGGAACTGAAGAGTCTGAAGAATACAGATATGCAAATGGACAATTGCATTATGATCTATGATGCACCATAATACAAAAAAGCATGATGTTCTAGAGGAGCTCAAAGGAAAGGGGAATCAGGAGAGACTTCTTGAGAgaagtatataataaaatgagaCCTGCTATGGATACCTGAGGTCACAGGTTTTCCTTCAGCAGATCAAAAAACCTCCATACTGGGAAAAATCACTGTAGCAGTGACAACACTGATAGGAAACTGGAGCTTTCTCACAGTCAAGTTTACTGAACATGTTTTCTCAAGTCACTTCTTTGCCTAAGTACCTCCATGGCTCACCACAGCTTCCTGAGTGAACTCCACATACCTTAACATATCCTTCTAGGCCCTCCCAACTGGCCCGCACTTACCTTTCCAAGGTCATCTCCAACCTGTCATCAACACACACCACAGGCTCCAACTACATGGGACTATTTGCAGTGAACTAGACTTGTCTGATTCTTTCAGGCTTCCCTGCCAGAAAAGCCTCTCCCAAGGGCCCAACTTTGGTGCTATTATCATTTCCCCTGTTCACATTGGACCTTGTCCTTTTTCTCATCACAGCACCTCTGCCCTCTGTTGTGCTCCTTCAGGGGAAAGTTTTTCAGCCCACGCCAAACATCCTAAGCAAATTCctatctcagggcctttgcacttgctattctcTATGCCTGGAATACTTCCCCTCCCCAACCAGCACCACTAGATAATCGCAATGGCTTATCCCTCACTTCACTTAAGTCTCGACTGAAATAACTTGCCCCTTACCTAGGAGGAGAACATCCCCATCACTCTTTCCATCaacctttaattttctttatagcacttatcaTAGCTGGCATACTATTTATCTATTCACTATTTTGCCCGTTTTCTCCAATAAATATTCTATGCATGCAGAGACACTTTATTGTTCACCCTTTACCTTTAGAACCTGGAAATAGTACCCACCATGTGTTATGACTACCTGAGTATTTGTTGGTAAATATCTATcgaatgaacaaatgaactgaACTGAACCAATTTCCATCTGCAATCTTTACAGCTGGGACAGAGAGGGATGAGAGCCTTTTCCACCTGAGCAGAAAGGAATTAGGAGCTCCTTGGGAGAGGGTCACAGTGACGGGCGGGCCTGGTACCTGACCCCCGCCCTCGGGGAAAAGCAGCGTGTCTTCCAGCACCACTTGGAAACCGCTCAGCACTTCCTTCTTGCCGTTGCTTCCTTCGGTCTGTAGCTCCGCGGGACGGCAAGAGACTACGGTGGTGGTGAACTGCAGAAAGAGGGATGAAAAAGTCAGTCCCGATTCCAGCCCGCAGCGCACCGAGACTGATTCCAGCTTGGCGCTCCCTCCCCGCGGCGCCCTCTTCCCAGCACCGCCCAGTCCGCTCGGAGCATCAGTCCGTCGCCCCGCCGGCCGTACCTCCCTGGCGTAGCTGTCCCGCTGACACCGGAACGCCATCGCCGCTATCTCCCAGGACGCCGGGATCCGCGCACGCCGAAACGCCTAGCGGCGGACGGAGAGCGAAGTGGGACAATCTTCATTCCGGGCGCGCCTCTACGCAGACGCAAGAGGACAAGAACGGGGTGTGGTTTGGACAAACTTATTGAAAACGCGATGTACAGGTGTTTGGCGTTGTTTAGCAACTGTTTTAAGAGTTTTTGGAAACAACCGGAAGAtgagacaaaacaaaactgcGGCCTGAACTTGTCAAATCACTTAGTTTGACCTCACTGGGCTTCAGGGATATACGTAATTCGGCCCTGCGGAAGCCCACCTCGTCGAAATCGGAATGGTATCGACTTGGATGCACAGCAGCGCTGCCCAATGGACATGTAATGCAAGCTACATatattaatactttttatttaagtCAGCATATCCAGAATACTATTTTCATGTAATgggtatttttaaataagtgatcCCCCCCCCGCACACAATTTTCTAAACCcactgtgtattttacacttaaatcaCGTCTCAGTTCAGACAAGCaacatttcaagtactcaataACCACATGTGACCGGTGCTACTGGATTGGACAGTGTAGATAAAGGGGTTAACAGAAGTTAAACTGCAGTCAGTACTTAAAACgttaaacagagtaaaagttaagATTAACTTTCTGCTGTTTTAAATCAACTGATAAAAAGCTTGAAGTCTCCAGCTGTTTCAGAATTTAGGATTTTTCCGATTTTAAGCGGTAATGCAGAGCATACCCATGTGTTACGTAATATATTCCACTTGGAACTCTGGAGCATTGCCGTGTAATCAAACGCATTAATATTTATGCagagaaataaatacactaaATGGAATGGACTATAAATAGCCTCATATCATGTTAGGTCACATTTTGCTGCTAAATGAATTTcggtgacaatttttttttaagtaggtttTTGGACTTTTTGGTTTTCAGAATTGTGGTTAAGGGGACATATGCTATAAAAGTTCAAGCCCCAACTTTGCCACTTATTGTGACCTATATGGTCACCTATGAAGAAAAgacctaattattttttaaggatgATAATAAGGTTCAAAAATGTTAATGAGGTAATATATAAACACGTAGTAAGTTGTAAAACATGATACAAATACAGCTTTGaattataagttttatttttaagtttaagaaCTAATGTAAATAGCAAAATGGGCGAAAGACATGGACAGAGcacatttaagaaatattaatcACTAATGAAATTAAACAATTAAGCAATCtcataattaaaagcaaattaaaccgGGTATAATTTTTTATCTTGGCAAACAACTAAAAGGTTTTGGAGAATGGGCCACTCTTGTTGTGGAAGTGAACACTCGTGTGATTTCATCTCAGAGCAACGTGGCAACAGCTATCAAAATGTTTACATGTATCTACTCattgacctagcaattccacttctagaaatttacCCTAGAAATTTGGCAGATATTCTTGCCAAATATGTAAGGatctacttttttaaatgttcactgcagcactgtctgaaaatttaaaaagacttaaaataacctaaatgccccTCTATAAGGAACCAGTTAATTACAGAAAATGTATTCAATCGAATACCATGTAGCCATGATAAAAGAGTTAGATCTATGTACTCTGATTTGGAAGGAGGTCCAAcacatattaagtgaaaaaaagcagggTGCAAGATGTACACAGTATGTTCCtgttgtgtacacacacactgcATTTGCCTATATATGtgctaaatttatatatatatatatactgtatataaacAATACGTGATACTGTATATGTTTATGTTCCATAtgttatatattgttttatatgtaactatataactatataatataAATGATAAGTATTATAGAATTTATAATGTGTAGAgcatatatagatataaagaTGTAGACAcaggtaaataaaaatttattgaaaaagctGGTAACCGTGGTTATCCCTATTGAGGGAGTGaaaattctactttaaattttACACCCTTCaatatcatttgaatttttaaaactatgtccATATATTaccaatataaattttaaagtttaatttttttaaacaaacctcTGTACTTTGCCATGAGTTCAAGGGCAAAGTCTGAGTATTGCATTTTGTTTGTCATGGTTTAAGTCCACAATAGgcactcaaaaaatgtttgtggATGAATAGGGTAGCTGATGAATGGAGGAGTAAACAGACATAGGCATTAACTAATATAACAATTACGTCTGAAAGTGTAAAGATTTCTAGAGTATGCAGGAAGCTGAGGTAGGTTTCTGGATAGTTCTAGGCGTGGCAGTATTAGCCACATGGTGAAAGGCTGGTTTCtgctctgagaaatcagagcatagaTCTGGGCATGGGGAAGTCCCCCAGATTGGTTAGAAGTTACTCCAAACATCTTTTTCCCAATCTCTACAGTGGGAGCCATAATCTCTGACACCACCTCCCCTTGAGAGGAATTAGAGAGGGGGAAGTGGTTTGCCTCCAGGAGGAAGAAGTacaagaaggagacagagaacagTTCCTAGAGATTTATTATAATCTAAATGCTGCTTCTTTGGCTCTTGCTctacccctcctctccccaccacagaCACAGGCTCAAATACTCAAGAAAGCCCTAATGAGTGGCCCAAATGCAAAGATGACAGTCAGTTGGTAGGAAGCCAGAAGTCCCACCCATCTCTCCCACCATCTGATGCAGCAGCCATAGTCAAGTGCctaggaagaagaaacagagcatGAAGGAGGGCCCTTAATAAAGAGCTTCTCGAAAAGTTCAGAGGTCCCAGAGGACCCTGGTACGCAGCCAAAGAACTGACAAAGTCCCAGGCCCTAGCTTGTCAGAGTGACTGGAAGACAGCCACAgcttcctccccagctctgctgtcACAGAAAGTTAATTACTTGTTGCATCAGCACTGTCAGAATCATcctagaaaaaaaagacaaaagtcacCTGTAGAATCTGCAAAGAGTAGACATTTGTGTTCACAAATGCTGCTTATTCTCTCCAGCTCTCCAAGTTTTCTTTGGTGATTTTCTGAATTACACAACTTCTTGGGAGGCTGATACAGAAGGATTTAAATTTTGGATAATAAAATAAGCCActggtgctcaataaacagcGCTGGGCCAGGCATTTTGTGTCAGAATTTCAATGAATGCTACTGGTCCTTACAGCTGTAAAGACAGTCAGTAGGGCCAGGCACCAGACTGGAGAAGAAGAGGGGGAGACGGAAGGGAGGAGGGTCTTGCTAGAGTTTTCTATAGCATGGAGAAGAACATAGGACCTCCTGTGTCAAATTCAGATTTGGCTAACATGCACTGAGAACCACTATGTGCTTAAGAATGGGACAGGTGCTTTCTGGTATCTTATTTTTAAGGGCTAAAAGGAAACCGAAGGGTTGAGAAGCAGGCTTTACTTACATCCAGGTCGTCCATTGCAGGAGGAGGTTTCTTGGTGCTAACCTTCTTCAACAGCTAATGGGAGGAGAAAAGTCATCACAAAAGAAAAGAGGGGCTACAGAAGAGCAATCTGCATATCTGTGGACCAAAAACAAGTGGTCACAGACAAACAGCTGCCTCAGCTTTAAAGTTCCTAATACATCACTGGAATGATcccttttttaaaaggaaattaagcacacatacacacagcaccCTCCCTGCTAATCCAGGTTAGGGTCTTGCAACTTGAATAAACAGTAGCTGAAATTCTGAAACTAAATGCCATATGGCAGTATACAATTTATTGGGAACTTACTTTATGATGTGaattattttatgataatttattttatgatgtgATTTTTATACTGTGTAGTTTGAGCTTCCCATGAAGTTCTCTGgctcaggaaacacacacacacacacacacacacacacacacacacacacacacacacacaaagaaagtagaagagagAATAAGAATTACACAAAAGTAGGAAAAGGTTTTGCCAAACGTTTTTGGACTCTATGAAtagtgagtgaatctatgtataCAGTTTCACTAACAGAATATTCATTTCTCTCATCCCTACTAGATAAACATTGCCCAAAACATGTAAAGACTGTCAGCACCAACGAGCAGCCTGCCTGGGGAGCTCATGTCCCTCTGCCTAGCCCTGATGACCATCCTCCAGAGCCATGTGTGCAGAGAGCCACAGAGAATGATTCCAATGGGCAGAAAACAGCATTACCTCTGCGTAATGTTCCACTTGAGCTAGCTCCGCTTCTTCGTCCCCTTCCCAGTCTCTCCAGTTATCAAAGTCCACAGACAACCACACTGGCTGTAAGAGGGAAAGCACAGAGAGAGTCACAGGCCAGGAAGGCAGTGGCAGAAGTGTATAGTTGAGTGTGGGCACGTGTACAGGAGCATGCTTGGGGGAAAGAGGGTCAATGAGGGTATTATCTTCCCAACAGCACCCCTTGGCTAACCCCCCTCCAGGCTGccatgtcatcatcatcatctgcaAAGATTTACCAGAAGCTTACTAAGTGCCAAGCACACTGCCAGGCATTGTAGGGGATGGAAAAGCATAGAAACTTTCCCCTCTAGGTGTAGATTGACCAGAGAGAGAACACATCTGGGAAGATAACTGTATCATAAAGCATCCTAGGAGTCAACCAGGCTGCATTCCCTAGGATCAGAGACAACCCTTTGAGGCCCATATTCCAAGTTCCCACATTTAGATAGGGAAAGAagttattcactcattcattcaacagatatttattgaacacacacTATGGGCCAGATTTTGAGGTTGGCATTGtgattattaaaatgttcaataCACAGTCCCAGCCATCAAGAAGCAAATAGGgaagggaaatgtaaataaatcatTGTAACACAATGTGGAAAATGTGACAGTGGGGGAAAGTGTGACAGAGGGTTATGTGGGGGATATCACAAGAACCCAGAAAGGAGCTATGGGAACCCGGGTTTCTTGGAGTAGTAACACGGTCTTTAGAAAGAGCAGGGATTAGATGGACAAAAGTAGTGGTGATGGAGACTTTCCAAGAAGAAGGCAGAGCTTGAGCAAAGGTACAGAGGTAGATAAATAGCCTGGTGCATTGAAAAGAGATGCAAGCAGTTTGCTGTGGCTAGAATGTGAAGTGTTAGGCAGAGAGTAAGGGGATATGaggctgcagaaggaaggaataGCCAGGTCATGAGCTTGTATGCCATGCTGTGGTGCTTGGACTTCAACCCAAATGGCAGAAGCTATCAGTTCAAATGCCAAGAGTGTTAGGGAGATAATGAAAAGGAGTAAAGTGAAGTGGAGCCCCTGCCCCATTCTGAGCTCCAACTCTAGGCATTTAGCAATTTAGACCAGTGTGGCCAGAGTCTCCAGTTTCCGAGAGAAGCTGAGAATCTGGATTTTTAGGTGAAATCTCCATATTTTGAAATGTCAGTAAccaatcaaaataattttttaacactgTAAAGATTGCTACAAATGTGGGAGCCAGGCCAGCCAGCAGGCAGCCAATTTTCAACTTTAAGGAGGGAAGAAGCCACTGGAGGGTCTTAAGTGGAAGAGGGACAGGGTCAAATGGGTGTTTTAGACAGACCACCCTGCAAGCAATGCAGAGGATggattgggggtggggctgaaagtatGTTACAAACCTCAGTCAGTAATGGAAGAAGCCAAATTAGGAAGAGATGAAATAATGGATTCAAGACTTTTTAGGGGGTCAAACAGGGAGAGCCTGGTGAGTAATTGAATGTTGGTAGGAAAGGAGCCAAGAGTGAGTCTCAGACATAACTTGGGTACCTGGGTACATAGAAAGCCCAGGAGAAAGAGCAGCACTCCCCACACACCTACCTTGATATCTTCCTTGGTGAGCCGGGGCCAGGCCACATTCTCCTTCCATTTCCTCACAAAGCAAGTAATGGAGCGACCAGAGCGCTTATCCTGAGAGTCCTGCCAGATAAGAGAGTTTCATTCTTAGGGTCTGAGGTTTAGAATGAATCTccagtttcccaggcagccaTCCCATCCAGACCTTACTGTCCCACCCCACCCTTACCTTGCTGTTCACCTTGGCATAGAACTCAATCTCATTGTACAACTCCACTCCATCGGCATTCTGGCAGCTGAGGAGACAATGCAGCTGAGGAGATGCAGGAGGCTGAGTGTGGGAGCATTAGAAGAAGGGATGGTTTCTGGGAAACCAGGCCCTCTAGAGTGGGGGGCTATTACCTGAACACAATGCGGTGGTCTTCGATGAGTACGTGCACATCGGTGCTGTCCTCAACACAAAACTCCATGAACACATACTTGGGCCTGTCGTACCACAGGGTCCGGGCATGCTGCCTGAAGAGGAGTTGAGGTGGGGCTTCataggggtgggagaggaaagaCGGAGGGCATTTGGGAaaggtggaaggagaggaaaatacAGGGACGTTTTATGCTACATCACTGTCAAAGTGGAGCTAAGTAGGACAGAAGCGGGTGGAAGGGGAGTGATGGGAGTGAGTGTGTGCCGCGAGGGTGAACCTGGGGAGAATCGGAAGTACGAGAGTAGAGAGGTGGGGAGTTACGGACAACGTTCAGGTCACACTTCCCCTCACTACCGCAAAGTTACTGAGACCTGGGGACCGGGATTTCCATGGGACCTCGCAGAACCTGGAGCGCCCAGAAAACGTGGGGGCAAGTAATCTCCAGGCAAAGGGGAGGCCAGAAGCACTTACCGTGCCATGGCGGCTCCCGCTGCCCCGTGGCGTTTGGAGTCCAAGAGAAGGGCCGCTATCTTTAGATCCTGGGGACACCCCCAGCAGCTGCCTCTCCTTTTATGGTCGGGGGAAGGGTTTAAAGGCAGGTGGAATGTGGCCCTACAGCCAAGGGATCCGCACTCCGAAGAAACTCTGGGAGAGCATAGTCCCTGCAGCCCTTCCCATTTTGGGGTATCCAGAAACGTACAGGTTAGGAACAGACGACCCATCCGCCGAGATCAGGGCAAAGGCTACACTAGAGTTGATACATATGGAAGGATTTGTCCCCGGCTTCATTCACCTGTTCCTCCAACATTTAGTACACGCAGTGCCTGATTCACAGCAGGCGCTCAACAGAAAAGCCAGAAGGCGGAATTAAATCCCGAAGGAAGGCCCGCTTGGAGTGACGTCTTAACTTGGTGACGTCTGAGTCCCGCCCACCCTCCTCCGGGTTTCCCAGCCTGCGCGCCGTTGCCATGGCAGCGAGGGGGCGCGGCTGACGTGCGGCGGCGTTTCCTGGAAGATGGCGGCTGTGGAAGCGGCTGAGGAACCGGTAACTGGGGTGGTGGCCGTTGGACCAACGGCGAAGgacgaagaggaggaggaagaggagtcgCTGCCGCCCTGCGAGGCAGTACGCTGGGCGCCGGTGGGGGCGGTGGCGGAAGCCGGGCCCGGGGCCGCTGTGTTCTCTGAAGAGGCGGCGGCCGAGGACCCTGGCGCGGCCCCGGGCTCCCCACCGGACTCCCCTGGCCGGACGCTGCGGCGGCTGCGGGCCGAGCGGCGGCGGTTGGACTCCGCGCTCCTCGCGCTGTCCTCGCACTTCGCCCAGGTGCAGTTCCGCCTGCGGCAGGTGGTGCGCGGGGCGCCGGCAGAGCAGCAGCGCCTCCTGCGCGAGCTTGAGGACTTCGCCTTCCGTGGCTGCCCTCACGTCCTGGGTTACGGGGGCCCCGAGGACCCCGCCAGCGATGATGGCGACGGGCTGCCGGGGGACCGGCCATGGTTGCGAGGCGAGGACCAGGTGAacagctggggctgggccccGAGGGATATGAGAATGGAGGGCTGGGTGGATGGCGATGCTGTCGCTGACGAAGGTAGCAGTGGTGAGAAACCAGCTCCTCTAGGTGTGTATGTGCGTCCCAGAAGAGGAGACTAGACAAGTACTCGGGGCCAGCTGTAAGGTAAGATGACAGGCCTGGAAAGCTGATGGTGAGAGGTGTCCACCAAAGTTGTGGAAAGAGATGCAGGTGTGATGACGTGCGAGGCATAAGAGCAGTGAGCGAGGAGAGTATTCAGAGAGCAACGGAGCAAGCAGCTGAAGCAGTACTGCTCCCACTCGCCTTGCCGTTGCCTCGACAGATACCTAAGTCGTGAGTACATAGAGGACTCCGACCCTGGGGATTGAGAAAATCGGCTAGCGAAGGGCAAGTGAATTGAAATTCATGAAATTTTAGATCTGCATTCTGTCCATGCTTTACTAGAATCTAGAGAATGTCTTTCATCTTTAGACTCTCTCTTCTGGTTAAGAACTTTGTGAACAGCAAGGTCTCTTAGTAACTGAAAGAAACACAACTCCTGATTATATGAATTTCCTAATTCTGGTATTTTAAAACTCCTTCCCCGTCCTGCTTAATAGCTAGATATTCTAAATGAAGCCCCTTTGGTAACTGTGACAACATACATTGAATTACTCTACAGTAAGTACCGAGAATTTGTGTGACGTAACAAGGGAACATTTGAATCTCTGTAAGTGTGCAGTTGTAGATAGTTTGTTGGAAAAGACTTGCTGTTTTTTCTCcacctttttattctttaagttaCAACTCACTCATGTGGCTTTCTTCCCACTTAAATTGGTTTTAACTTTAAGAAGGCTTTATCAGTATGAGATTTATCAGTATGAGATATTGACTTGCTTATTTTAATCTGAAATGTTTCTAGTACAGTCCTGTGTTTACTGTTCCACCCTTCTTTCCACACATCCACAGCTCCTTGCACAAGTCCTCAGATTGCCAGACTTTTAAGGAATAGGTAGAATAGAAAGACTTACTGTGGCAGGGCCCTGTTAAGAAGTGGGGAGCACCAAGGTTCCGCGTGGTTGTGGTGCTCTTCTggttgttcatttttgcttttgggAACAAAGTATAGAGCTCAAAACTTCTAATAAGCAGCTGTAATCTTGTGTGCATATATTGACACATGAACAGGTAGTGCCAAAGTCAGGGACATGTTTGAACCAAATGATTTACTGCTTCTcagtttcagggtttttttttaaccagtacTTTTTCTCACTTCATACTGgaaattatttctgttatttcctgCCTTGCACCAGAGCTCATTGTTCTCTCCTGGTAAACTTGTTTGCCCGCACTCCAGTAAATAGCATACTCAGTAATTACCATGGCAAGTGACAGAGGTGAGCAGACACGCTCATGAAAAATGGAATCAGGATTTACGgctgatttcattcttctttggcTTCATAAAGTTGTGAtgcaatgaaaacaaagttttcctAGTTCTTTACTTAAGCTGGTTAGACAGCTTCTTTCACTAAGAGTTCATTGTTTGGAATGTGCCCTTCTGGACCTGATTGAGTTCAGTAACAAACAGCAAATTTGTATTGAGAGCTTAACCctgtaccagacactgtgcttgGTACAGGGGTACAGTAAAGGCCTTTGCCCTTAAGGAGTTGATAGGCTTAGGGAGACAGAATcctaaacaaataattataatgtGATATGACCTGGAGTAGAAGTGTATACaaaatacagagaaggaaatgatcaATTATGCCTGGGGAAAATTGAGGAAGACCTCGTAAAGGGTAGCTAGGCCCACACTAAGTGTTGGAGAGGGACAGAGTTCGAAGAAGAAAACACAATACTGGGAAAGGATTGGAGAGGGAGTATCCTGAGAAAAGGCTTGCTTTCATATTGAGCAAAAACTAAAGCAAGAGGATTGCTATTTAAATAGCTGAACAGAAAGttaatttgttgtttttcatttgttctctcTCAAACCTTACGTCTGGAGGCATTGGTAAGTACCATTTTAAGGTTAGATTTAATATTCTTTCAACTTCTAGTTTAAAATGCAGCTTTAAACCTGAAAATATTTGCTGGTTTTGCTTTGTAATGTTTTTGATACTCAAGAAAGGCAAGAGAGAAGCAGTTTTTGAGAATACATTGACAAAACTACCTCTCTGAaaagtttttaatcatttaaatgcaGAAAACTACCTGGTGGCCAACAGCGGGAAAAAGGAGTCCCTGGTCAGGGAACCTtaccagatttttcttttttggaggggatgggtaattaggtttatttattcatttatttattaatggaggtactgggcattgaacctaggacctctaccactgagctatgccctccccaactttttttaaaaaacattgttacCTTCCCAGCCCTATTACTtgactttggattttttttttttttcactgcctcAGTCACCTGTGTTTATTTGATTCTGCAATACACTGGAGGGGCTTTGAACTTTTACTGGAGAGGCTTTGAACTTTAAGAAAATTGGTTGTGATTTGTAAAGCCTTTCTCTGTACCCTTTCCTCCAGATTCTTTTGCAAAATTTGGCTGCAGAAAGTATTCAGGTGTTCTTCTGCGGTAATTGGCTATGAAGGATGGCACGTTTAATTCCTGGGAAGCTGTCTTGGCTAAGATAAATTGTGTCAATCCTAACTAGacctttgaggggaaaaaagcaatctTAGCAAAAGGCCCCATTGTATTCATATCCTATTTCCAATGAAGGACAAAtactttcttaaagaaaacacatttaataaattgCCCTGGAtgaaataattattcttatttttgaacCTGTCTCATGAATTCTGTTTATCATTTGggttatttgaaaacattttgtattttcccaTCTAAGAGTGAGCAGGAGAAACAGGAACGTCTGGAAACCCAACGGGAGAAGCAGAAGGAACTCATACTGCAGCTCAAAACCCAGCTCGATGACCTGGAAACGTTCGCCTATCAAGAAG
The sequence above is a segment of the Camelus ferus isolate YT-003-E chromosome 16, BCGSAC_Cfer_1.0, whole genome shotgun sequence genome. Coding sequences within it:
- the PTGES3L gene encoding putative protein PTGES3L isoform X1, whose amino-acid sequence is MGRLFLTCTFLDTPKWEGLQGLCSPRVSSECGSLGCRATFHLPLNPSPDHKRRGSCWGCPQDLKIAALLLDSKRHGAAGAAMARQHARTLWYDRPKYVFMEFCVEDSTDVHVLIEDHRIVFSCQNADGVELYNEIEFYAKVNSKDSQDKRSGRSITCFVRKWKENVAWPRLTKEDIKPVWLSVDFDNWRDWEGDEEAELAQVEHYAELLKKVSTKKPPPAMDDLDDDSDSADATSN
- the PTGES3L gene encoding putative protein PTGES3L isoform X3 translates to MGRLFLTSPPQLLFRQHARTLWYDRPKYVFMEFCVEDSTDVHVLIEDHRIVFSCQNADGVELYNEIEFYAKVNSKDSQDKRSGRSITCFVRKWKENVAWPRLTKEDIKPVWLSVDFDNWRDWEGDEEAELAQVEHYAELLKKVSTKKPPPAMDDLDDDSDSADATSN
- the PTGES3L gene encoding putative protein PTGES3L isoform X4, whose translation is MEFCVEDSTDVHVLIEDHRIVFSCQNADGVELYNEIEFYAKVNSKDSQDKRSGRSITCFVRKWKENVAWPRLTKEDIKPVWLSVDFDNWRDWEGDEEAELAQVEHYAELLKKVSTKKPPPAMDDLDDDSDSADATSN
- the PTGES3L gene encoding putative protein PTGES3L isoform X2, with the translated sequence MGRLFLTCTFLDTPKWEGLQGLCSPRVSSECGSLGCRATFHLPLNPSPDHKRRGSCWGCPQDLKIAALLLDSKRHGAAGAAMARQHARTLWYDRPKYVFMEFCVEDSTDVHVLIEDHRIVFSCQNADGVELYNEIEFYAKVNSKDSQDKRSGRSITCFVRKWKENVAWPRLTKEDIKPVWLSVDFDNWRDWEGDEEAELAQVEHYAEICRLLFCSPSFLL